Proteins encoded in a region of the Equus asinus isolate D_3611 breed Donkey chromosome X, EquAss-T2T_v2, whole genome shotgun sequence genome:
- the LOC106838661 gene encoding LOW QUALITY PROTEIN: large ribosomal subunit protein eL8 (The sequence of the model RefSeq protein was modified relative to this genomic sequence to represent the inferred CDS: substituted 1 base at 1 genomic stop codon) — protein MLKVKKAKGKKVAPAPAVVKKQEAKKVVNPLFEKRPKNFSIGQDIQPKRDLTRFVKWPHYIRLQQQRVILYKWLKVPPEINQLTQALDHKTATQLLKLAHKYRPETKQEKKQRLLARAEKKAAGKGDVPTKRPPVLQAGVNTVTTLVENKKAQLVVIAQDVDPIELVIFLPALCRKMGVPYCIIKGKARLGRLVHRKTCTTVAFTQVSWEDKGALAKLVEPIRTNXNDRYNEIHRHCGGNVLGPKSVACITNLEKAKAKELATKLG, from the coding sequence ATGCTGAAAGTGAAGAAGGCCAAGGGGAAGAAGGtggccccggcccccgcggtcgtGAAGAAGCAGGAGGCCAAGAAGGTGGTGAACCCGCTGTTCGAGAAGAGGCCCAAGAACTTCAGCATCGGACAGGACATCCAGCCCAAACGGGACCTCACCCGCTTCGTCAAATGGCCCCACTACATCAGGCTGCAGCAACAGAGGGTGATCCTCTATAAGTGGCTCAAGGTACCTCCTGAAATCAACCAGCTCACCCAGGCCCTGGACCACAAGACAGCTACTCAGCTGCTCAAACTGGCCCACAAGTACAGACCAGAgacaaagcaagagaagaagcaGAGGCTGCTGGCCCGGGCTGAGAAGAAGGCTGCTGGCAAAGGGGATGTCCCCACTAAGAGGCCACCGGTCCTTCAAGCAGGGGTCAATACTGTCACCACCTTGGTGGAGAACAAGAAGGCTCAGCTGGTAGTGATTGCACAGGACGTGGATCCCATCGAGCTGGTCATCTTCCTTCCTGCCCTGTGTCGGAAGATGGGGGTGCCCTACTGCATCATCAAGGGCAAGGCCCGGCTGGGGCGTCTGGTCCACAGGAAGACCTGCACGACGGTTGCCTTCACACAAGTCAGCTGGGAAGACAAAGGAGCTCTGGCTAAGCTGGTGGAACCTATCAGGACTAACTAGAACGACAGATACAACGAGATCCACCGTCACTGCGGAGGCAACGTCCTGGGTCCAAAATCAGTGGCTTGCATCACCAATCTGGAGAAGGCAAAGGCTAAAGAACTGGCCACCAAGCTGGGCTGA